TGCCGGATATTCCAGGATCATCGGAATCTGTGATGCTCCAAGCAGCACGAAATTCCGCATGGCAAAGGCACTGGGAGTGACGGAAGATGAGCTTTACGTGGAATTTTTCGGATTGAATCATCTCTCATGGATTCGCAGCGTAAAAAAGAACGGGGAAGAAATCCTGCCCAAGCTTCTGGCTGATGACGGGTTTTTAAAGCGTATACAGGAATTTTCCATTTTTGATCCGGAACTGCTGCGTTCGATTGGATTCCTTCCCAATGAATACCTATATTATTACTACCATAGGGAAAAGGCACTTGAAAATATAAAAAAATCGGGAGCAACCAGAGGAAAGACGATTGAAGCCGTCAATATCAGGATGATGGAGGAGCTGCAAGCCATGGATATGGAGGGGGACCCGGAAGGAGCGCTGCAGGTTTTCCTTTATTATATGCAGCTCAGGGAAAACTCCTACATGAGCATCGAAACCGGTCTTGAAAAGCGGCCGCTGATTGAAAAGGGACAGCTTGAGGTTCCTGAGGGCATGGGGTATGCCGGTGTTATGCTGGACTGCATCGAGGGAATGCAGAGTGAAGAGGGAAAGTATCTTGTGCTTTCCGTTGAAAATAACGGGAGCATTCCGGGACTTGAAGATCAGGACGTGATTGAAACCACCTGTCTGGTATCCAGGGCTGGTATTTGCCCGGTTAAGATTGAAGAGGTGCCGGAAGAATGTTATTTATTGATCCGCCTGATTAAGATGTATGAGAAACTTACGGTAGAAGCTGTAAAAACACAGTCAAGAGAAACTGCCATCAGAGCGCTGACGCTGCATCCCCTGATAAATTCCTATTCATTGGCAAAGCAACTGGTAGATAGATACGATGAGGTGTATGGAGGAACAAAAAATGCCATTTGATTTTCACAATCGGGACAGAATGAAAAATATCATAGAGGAGTTGGAAAACCTTCGATATCGAGACAGAAAAGACCTGGAAGGGTTGTTATTATGGGAGGATAATGGGACAATAGGCAACAGAATTCCCCAAGGGGCAGGACAGCCGGTGGAAACCGGTTTTTGCTGGAAGGGCTGGGATCGTTATAACTGGCTGACTGCTGACGTAGAAATCCCCCAGGAATGGATGGATAAAGAGGTTCTGGGACTGTTTGATTTCGGTGCCAGGATCGGAACGGGAAATAACGGGGATTTTGAGAGTTTACTGTACTTAAACGGAAAGCCTTATCAGGCAGTGGATGGAAATCACCATGAAGTATTTTTGGAGCCGGCAGTAAATGGCTATTCCCAGGAACTGAAATTTCGCCTGTGGTCTGGACTAAGCGGCGGAGGAATTCCGAAGGAAAAGATGATGGAAATCCGCCAGGCGCAGATAGGAATTCTTGATCATCCCACAGATGATCTGTATTATCTGGCCAAGGCAGCACTTGAGACTTATGATTTGCTGCCAATGGGAAATGAGTATAAAGAATGGATCTTGAATACTCTGGTAAGTACTTTTACCAGGATTAACTTTACAGAGCCGGGAAGTGAAGAATTTTATGAGACTGTGAAGATAGCCTGGCAGTTCCTTGACTCAAAGATGGATGGCAGGGGAAAGCCGGACGTGAACGTAAGTCTGATCGGACATACCCACATCGATGTGGCCTGGCTGTGGCGGCTGCGCCATACAAGAGAAAAGGCAGCACGTTCCTTTTCTACCGTGAACCGGCTTATGGAGAAGTATCCTGAATATCGGTTTCTTCAGACACAGGCACAGTTATACGAGTATATTAAGGAAGATTATCCTGATATCTATACATATATTCAAAAGCGTGTGAAAGAGGGAAGATGGGAACCCTCCGGAGCCATGTGGGTGGAGTGCGACTGCAACTTAGCTTCCGGAGAATCGATCATTCGTCAGATTCTTATTGGTAAAAATTTCGTCAGACAGGAATTCAGCTATGAAAGCGAATACTTGTGGCTGCCGGATGTGTTCGGATACTCCTGGGCACTGCCCCAGATTTTAAAAAAATCGGGTATCGATACCTTTATGACCACAAAAATAAGCTGGAACGACACCAATCGTCTGCCTTATGATACCTTCCGTTGGAAAGGAATGGACGGAACGGAAGTGACGGCCCATTTTATCACAACAACAGATCCCGGAGAGGACTACTATACTTATAATGGCAATACCAGTCCGGACGCCATAAGGGGTGTATGGGAGCAGTATAAAAATAAGGATACCAATAAAGATCTGCTGATTTCCTTTGGATTCGGTGATGGGGGCGGCGGCCCGACCAGAACCCAGATAAAGCAGGCAGAAGCCGCCGGCAAGATTCCAGGTCTGCCCCATGTAAAGATGGAGATGCCTACGGAATATTTCCGCCGTCTGAACCAGACATTAAAAGAAAACCCTATGGATGGCTATATACCCGTGTGGGATGGCGAATTGTATCTGGAGTTTCACAGGGGGACCTATACTTCTCAGGCCTACAATAAGAAGATGAACCGGAAAATGGAATATCTTCTTCGTGATACAGAGATACTTTCCGTATTGGCCGGGGCAGCTGCGGGAGCACCTTATGATTATAATAATCTTTTAAAGGCGTGGAAAATTGTGCTGTGTCATCAGTTCCACGATATTCTTCCCGGCTCTTCTATTAAAGAAGTGTATGAGGACAGTCATGTGGAATACGGCCGGGCCCAGCAGCTGATAAAGGAAACCATGGAAGCAGTAAATCAGACTCTTTATGCATCGGAAGCAGGATGCTATACGGTGTTCAATAACTCCAACTGGGTGAGAAGCGGAGCAGCCTTTATCCAGATGACCGATCCAGAGCTTTCTCATTATAAAGGGCATATGGTGATAGATGAAAACGGTCAGGAAGTAAAAGCAGTGTGGAAAGAAAACGGGGTGCTTATATGGGTTTTCCAGATACAGCCATTTTCATTTTCCACTTTCCGCTTTGTGACCCCAAAAGCCGGGCACACCGGTATGGAGCTGCCAGATTCTAAGACAGGAGCATCTCAGATTGAAACGCCATTTTACACGATTTCCTGGAATGAAAAGGGTCAGTTGAACCGTATCTATGATAAAAAAGCGGAGCGGGAGATTCTTCCTGAAGGGAAATGCGCCAACGTGCTTCAGATTTTTGAAGACAAGCCCAGATGTTTTGACGCCTGGGAACTGGAGCCTACCATTGACTTAAAACGAGAGATAGTGGAGAACTGCACTGAGGTCAGTACCAGAAAACACAGTCTGGGCTGGGACGTGGAGTTTTCCTGGCTGTATCATAAATCCCAGATCCGGCAGACTATGTGCCTGTATGAAGAAAGTCCGCGGATTGATTTTAAGACAATCGTAGACTGGCAAGAGCGTCAGAAATTGTTAAAGACCAGTTTTCCCGTGGATGTGCGTGCGGTAGATGCCCGGTTTGATATTCAAAATGGAAATATCCGCAGGCCGATTACCAGGAATACGACCTGGGAGGCTGCTAAGTTTGAGGTGGCAGCTCACAAATGGGTGGATATCTGGGAAACCGGCTATGGAATGGCCGTGTTGAATGACTGCAAATACGGCCACGATGTGAAAGAGGATACCATCCGCCTGACGCTTTTAAAATCGGCAGTGGATCCTGATTATACGGCAGATCTTGGAACCCATGAATTTACGTATGCAATTCTGCCTCATGATAAGGAATGGTATGAGGC
The nucleotide sequence above comes from Lacrimispora sp. BS-2. Encoded proteins:
- a CDS encoding glycoside hydrolase, coding for MKIAVIGGAGVRTVIFINGLLKRYKNLNIHEVVLYDIQEEKQKIIEKLCKHVVNREQKDLKVWAVSDPVEAIKGADFIVTTLRVGGDSSRGIDETVALDLGVIGQETTGAGGFSMAVRTIPVLLKYCEMIKRHAPEAWIFNFTNPSGLVTQALHNAGYSRIIGICDAPSSTKFRMAKALGVTEDELYVEFFGLNHLSWIRSVKKNGEEILPKLLADDGFLKRIQEFSIFDPELLRSIGFLPNEYLYYYYHREKALENIKKSGATRGKTIEAVNIRMMEELQAMDMEGDPEGALQVFLYYMQLRENSYMSIETGLEKRPLIEKGQLEVPEGMGYAGVMLDCIEGMQSEEGKYLVLSVENNGSIPGLEDQDVIETTCLVSRAGICPVKIEEVPEECYLLIRLIKMYEKLTVEAVKTQSRETAIRALTLHPLINSYSLAKQLVDRYDEVYGGTKNAI
- a CDS encoding alpha-mannosidase, whose product is MPFDFHNRDRMKNIIEELENLRYRDRKDLEGLLLWEDNGTIGNRIPQGAGQPVETGFCWKGWDRYNWLTADVEIPQEWMDKEVLGLFDFGARIGTGNNGDFESLLYLNGKPYQAVDGNHHEVFLEPAVNGYSQELKFRLWSGLSGGGIPKEKMMEIRQAQIGILDHPTDDLYYLAKAALETYDLLPMGNEYKEWILNTLVSTFTRINFTEPGSEEFYETVKIAWQFLDSKMDGRGKPDVNVSLIGHTHIDVAWLWRLRHTREKAARSFSTVNRLMEKYPEYRFLQTQAQLYEYIKEDYPDIYTYIQKRVKEGRWEPSGAMWVECDCNLASGESIIRQILIGKNFVRQEFSYESEYLWLPDVFGYSWALPQILKKSGIDTFMTTKISWNDTNRLPYDTFRWKGMDGTEVTAHFITTTDPGEDYYTYNGNTSPDAIRGVWEQYKNKDTNKDLLISFGFGDGGGGPTRTQIKQAEAAGKIPGLPHVKMEMPTEYFRRLNQTLKENPMDGYIPVWDGELYLEFHRGTYTSQAYNKKMNRKMEYLLRDTEILSVLAGAAAGAPYDYNNLLKAWKIVLCHQFHDILPGSSIKEVYEDSHVEYGRAQQLIKETMEAVNQTLYASEAGCYTVFNNSNWVRSGAAFIQMTDPELSHYKGHMVIDENGQEVKAVWKENGVLIWVFQIQPFSFSTFRFVTPKAGHTGMELPDSKTGASQIETPFYTISWNEKGQLNRIYDKKAEREILPEGKCANVLQIFEDKPRCFDAWELEPTIDLKREIVENCTEVSTRKHSLGWDVEFSWLYHKSQIRQTMCLYEESPRIDFKTIVDWQERQKLLKTSFPVDVRAVDARFDIQNGNIRRPITRNTTWEAAKFEVAAHKWVDIWETGYGMAVLNDCKYGHDVKEDTIRLTLLKSAVDPDYTADLGTHEFTYAILPHDKEWYEAGIEQQAFDLNNPLTGKPGQNRLGSESWISFNQENLVVDALKREENGERIILRFHEFEGKRCSVKISSRLPVKQWCECNLMEQETKFNPGEIQVPLKPYEIKTLLLELE